The segment ATCAGTGGTCAGTGTTCAGAATGCGGAGGCCGGGCTGGGGCTCCCGGGGCCCCCAGCCCGGCCGAGCGTCAAGCGGCGAACGACGCACGTGCGTCGTTCGCCGTGGTGCAGCCACGCCCGGCCCCGCGCCAGTCAATAGTCGCGACGGAACTTCGGGTGGCTCACCTCGGGCGCGTAGGGTATGCCGCGGCGGAGGGGCTGCAGAAGGCTCTGGTCGTTCGACGGCAGGCAGGCGAGATCCCCGATACGCTATTGCTGCTCGAACACGATCCGGTGATCACGCTCGGGCGCAACGCCCACGCCGAAAACGTGCTGCACAGTGCCGCAGCGCTGGGGGCGCGGGGTATCGAAGTCACCGAGTGCGACCGCGGCGGTGATGTTACCTATCACGGTCCCGGCCAGATCGTCGGTTATCCGATTTTAGATTTGCATTCGTGCCCGCGGCCCGCCTTTCTGCCGCCACGCTCCGGCAGGCTCGATCTGGGGCCGGTCGATTATGTCCGTGCTCTCGAGGAGGTTCTGATTCGCGCGGCCGCCGCCTGCGGCGTCGCCTGCAAGCGTCTGCCAGGCATGACCGGCGTCTGGACGGCAAGCGAGCCGGCGAACAAATTGGCCGCCATTGGCGTGCATGTGGCGCGCGGCGTCACCAGCCACGGTTTTGCGCTGAACGTGAACAACGACCTGAGCGGCTTCGACTTCATCATCCCGTGTGGCATCCGCGATCACGGCGTGACGTCACTGCGGCGGGAAACCGGACGAAGCTGGGATTTGGGAGCCATCGAGACAATTCTCGAGGGCGAATTTGTCGAAGTTTTCGCACGGGTCTTGGTGCCAGCGCCTGATTTGTGGGACGATAAGAAGCTGGCAAAACTCTTTGGCAAGTGAGGACAGGTATGGCTGTGGACGTGGTGATGCCCCAGATGGGCGAATCGGTGGTCGAGGGTACGGTAACCAAGTGGTTGCGCAAACCCGGCGATGCGGTGCGGCAAGATGAGCCGCTGTTTGAAATTTCCACCGACAAGGTCGATGCCGAAATTCCGTCGCCCGCCACCGGCGTGCTCAAGGAGATCAAGGTCAACGCCGGGCAAACCGTCGAGGTCAACACCATTGTGGCCGTGATCGACGCTGGCGCCACCGCCGGTGCCCCCGTGCCTACGCCTGCAGCAGCCGCCCCCGCGCCGCCGCCGCCGCAAAGCGGCGGCGCCCTGCGTAGCGCAGAGCGCGAAGCAGGGCCCTCTCCGTCCGCCCCGGCTCCTGTTGCCGCGCCCGCACCTTCCGCTCCTGCCACCCAGGCCGAAGTGCGCTCCTCCCCGCTCGTGCGCCGCTTAGCCTCCGAGCATCAGGTGGATCTTTCGCAAGTGCCCGCCACCGGCGATGGCGGCCGCGTGTCGAAACGCGACCTCATGAACTTTATTGAATCGGGTGCGAAACCGGCGGCTGCAGCTCCGGCCGCAGTTCCCGTGCCGCGGCCGCCTGCACCCGCCGCGCCCGCGCCTGCCGCACCCAGCTACACCCCTCCGCCGCCGGTGCGCTACGCGCCCGGCTCGGTGCGTATCGAGCCCATGTCGACCATGCGCAAGCGCATCGCCGAGCACATGGTGCTGAGCAAGCGCACCTCGCCGCACGTTTATACGATTTTTGCCGTGGATGTGACCAACATCGACAACCTCCGCCGGCAGGAAAAGGCCCGTTTCGAGTCCACCACCGGCCAGAAGCTGACCTTCATGCCCTTCTTCTGCCAGGCGACGGTCGCCATGCTGCGCCAGTTCCCGGTGATCAACTCCTCGATGCAGGAGGAATCGATCGTTTACAAGAACGACATCAACCTCGGCATCGCCGTCTCGCTCGACTGGGGCCTGATCGTACCCGTCATCAAGCACGCGGAAGAGAAGAACTTCCTCGGCCTGCAGCACGCCATCAATGATCTCTCCAGCCGCGCCCGCAGCAAGAAGCTCTCGCCCGATGAAGTCCAGGACGGCACCTTCTCGATCAGCAATTACGGCATCTACGGCGGGCTGCTGGGCACGCCCATCATCAACCAGCCGCAGGCGGCGATTCTCGGCATCGGCGGCATTCACAAAACGCCGGTGGTCATCAACGACGCCATCGCCATCCGTTCGGTCGTCTACCTCACCCTCAGCTTCGATCACCGCATCGTGGATGGCGCTACCGCCGAGCAGGCCATGGCCTTCCTCCGCGACCGCCTCGAGGGCTGGGACGCGCCCATCCTGTAGGAGCGGGCGGTCAACGCGCCTAACCTAAGCCGTGCTGCCAGCCGTTTCGGGGAAGTCAACCCTCCGCGCATCGGTCATGCGCCGCGACGCGTCCATGATCTCAAGCGACACCAGATCACCCTCGGCGTCGTACTCGAGGATGACGCCGGGTTTGTCCTCGTCGCTTTCCGCTACCACCGCCTCCTCCTTTAGGATTACGGTGAGGGAGTCGGTGGCCGCATCATAAGCAACTCTCATCGCTCGCGCCTCCAGTACTTGTCCAGTTTACTCGTTCAGTAGGCGGTGACCACCACGGCCAGAGGCTCGTTCAGGAGGCCAATACCCCACGCACGACAGCTTCCAGCAACTCGCGCCGTCGCATCTCTCCATGCGCGTGCGCGCTGAACTCGAAGTCTGCGATAGGTGCTGCCGCACTCATTTACTTGTCAGCTCGGCAAACTTGGCGAGATCAATGTTGCCGCCGCTGGCGATAGCAACCACCGGACCTTCGCCGGCGCGGCCGCTGAGGGCGGCGGCCACGGCGCAGGCCGCAGCGCCTTCGAGAATCACGCGGTTGCGCTCGGCGGCCAGCTTCATCGCCGCCGCAGCCTCTGCCAGCGAGACCACGAGGGAGCCGGCCAGCAGCTCTTGCGCCAGCGCAAACATGCTCGGGAATACCGACTTGCTACCGATGCCATCCACGAACGACGGCTCGTAACTCACCACAACGGGTTTGCCGGCGGCGAGCGAGGCGGTCAGCGGCGCTGCGGTTTCAACCTCAGCGGCGTAGACCTTGACCTGAGGCGCCAGTTCGCGCAGCACTGCCGCGATGCCGCACGCCAGCCCGCCGCCGCCCCACGGCACAACCACGGCTTGCACCTTCGGCAAGTCCTCAAACAGCTCAAGGGCGATGGTTCCGTTGCCGGCGCGCACGGCAGAATCATCGAACGCGTGAATAAACGTGGCATCCACGCCTGGCCAGGTGCGGTCGGCAAAGCACTGCCACCATTGCGCAAACGGCGCCTGAATAATGCGCGCGCCCAGCCGCGTGATCGCGTCCAGCTTCGTGCGGGGCGCTGTATCAGGCGCGACCACAGTAGCCGGAATCCCCATCCGCCGCGCGCAGTACGCCACCCCCTGGGCCATATTGCCCGCCGATGCCGTCAGCACGCCTTTGGCCAGCCGCTCGCGCCCAAGCTGCAGCATGGCGTTAGCCGCGCCGCGAATCTTGAACGACCCGATGGGCTGCAAATTCTCCAGCTTCAACCACACCTCCGGCGCCTCTTCCCGCCCCAGTCGTACCAGCGGCGTCCGGATCGCCAGCCCCGCCATCCGGGCGCGTGCTGCTTCGGCATCGGAAATTGCACTTTGCATGGGAACTATTGTACGCACCCCTGCGTAAGTGTAATATCGGTAGTCGATATCGAACTGCGACACGAAAACGCCATCCCATGACCAAAACCACCGATCTGCTGCCCGGAACCCTTGATCTCCTCATTCTCAACACCCTCGCGCTGCAATCGCGCCACGGCGTAGGCGTTGCCGACCGCCTGGCGCAGCTTACGCGCGGCACCTTTCAGGTCGGCCCCGGTTCGCTGTTTACCTCGCTGCACCGCATGGAAGCGCGCGGTTGGCTGGCCTCGGAGTGGAGCACCACCGAGGAAGGCCGCCGGGCGAAGTTTTACCGTCTGACCGCTTCCGGCCGCCGGCAACTGCAACAGGAGACCGCTCGCTGGAAAACCATCTCCGGCGCCGTCAATCAGGCGCTGGCGCTGCCACAGGAGTAGTGCACCATGGCTTGGCTCAAAACGCTCACCCGCAACCTGCTGCATTGCCGCGCCGCCGACCGCGACCTCGATGCAGAAATCGGCGCCTACGCCGACGAAATGAACGCCCGCCGCGCGCACAGCGTGTACGCCGAACCACTGCGCGAGCAAGTGCGAGCGGCGCGTCCCGGCGCCGGCATCGAATCCTGCGCCCGCGATCTCCGCTATTCCCTGCGCATGCTGCGCAAAACCCCCTGGCTCTCGCTCGCCTGCGTCCTCACCTTCGCCGTAGGCGTCGCTGCGACCACCGTGGTCTTCAGCATGGCCAACGCGCTCATCTGGCATCCCTTGCCCGTGGCGAACCCGGCCCAGTTGCACCTGCTTAGTCTGAGGGTTCAGAATTCCGATGCGGCTACACCATCGCTTACCGCTTCGGATCTGCGCGCTCTTGCGGCTCAGGCACGCAACGCCTTCAGCGCCGTCACTACGGCTTCGCTGGACGGCGTTGGTATAAGCGCCGACGGCCAGGCACGTATCGCGATGGGGGGCTTTGTCGGCGGCAATTTTTTTGCTGTGATGGGCATTCGTCCTGCCCTCGGTCATTTTTTCAGCCGCGATGACGCCTCTGCCGTCGTGCTCAGCTACGATTACTGGTGCTCGCGGTTCCATGCCAATCCCGCCGTGATCGGCACTGCCGCAGTGGTTGAAGGTCGCGCCGTCACCATCACCGGCGTAGCGCCGCAAGGGTTTCACGGCATTACCAATGTGATTGATAGCCAGGTATACGTGCCGGTCGGCCTGGCGCCGAACGGCAACGCAGGCTTTCTGCCTGCGTTTGGGATTCCCATCGTGCGCCTGCGGCCCGGCGTGACGGTTGCTGCGGCACAGGCCGAGCTGGCCGTATATGCCCGACGGATGGCGGTCGAGCACCCCAAGGCCGACCAGGACCTTTCCATTCAGATGTGGCCGATCGGCAATGGGATGACGAGCAGCCAGGGCGGCCCCAGTCCGTTCGCGACAGTTGCGGCGCTATTCTTTGTACTCTCTGGACTGGTGCTGTTACTGGCGGCAGCCAACATCATGGGCGTGCTGCTGGCGCGGGCCCGGACCCGCGAGCGCGAAATGGCGGTACGTTCTGCCCTCGGCGCCGGACGCCGGCGACTGGCCCGCCAGGTTTTTCTGGAAGCGCTGGTGCTCGCCCTGGGTGGCTGCGCCGCGGGCATGGTGTTCGGGATGGGCGCCAGCCGTGCGCTGAGCACTCTGCCGCCGCAGTTCGGTTTGCCCGTGGTCATTCGCTTCACCTTTGACTGGCGCGTCTTTGGCTTCGGTTGCGCGATGGCGCTCGTTATGGCCGTGGCAGCCGGCCTACTGCCAGCGTGGCGCGCGGCCTCGGCCGACCCTAACCAATCCCTGCGCGGCCCGGAGGCCAACGCCACTGGACGTCGGCGTCAGTGGCTGCGCAGCTCGCTTGTCGTCGCACAGGTCGCTGGTTCGCTCATGCTGCTGATCGTGGGCGGTTTATTCGTCCGCAGCCTGCAATACGCGCAGCATCGGCCTCTCGGCTTTCAAGCCGAAGGACTCTGGAATTTTGAGCTGAACGTCAGCGGCGCCGGCTACACCACCGCGCAGGGTCAACGTTTTTTCGCTCAACTCCTGCCCGCGGTGCGCGCGCTGCCGGGCGTACGTGGCGCCAGTCTGGCGATGACGCATCCGTTCGGAACCGATCAGGACGACGGCCCGGTTCACCAGCAGGGCAAGTCTACCCCCTCTATCGACTCCACCATCAATCGCGTTTCGCCGGAGTACTTCAAAACCATGGAAATTCCGCTTCTGCAGGGTCGCGCCATCACCGCAAATGATACGGCACACTCGCCCTCGGTAGCCGTCGTCAGCGCCCGTCTGGCGCAGGCGCTCTGGCCCGGCAAAAGCGCAGTCGGGCAGCAAGTCGCTCTCGGCGGAGCCGGCCAGCTCACCACCGTGGTCGGCGTTGCCGCTGAGGTACTCCAGAACTCTTTCAGCGCAGCACAGCCGGCGATCTACTTTGCGCTCGCGCAGCATTACATTCCGCGCGAGATACTGCAGGTGCGCACCTCGGGCGCGACGCCCGTGTCTGAAGTCGAGCAGTGGCTCGCCCGTATGGCTCCCAATGTTACCATCGGCCTGGTGCAGCCGATGTCGGCCGCCCAGCAGGGCCTCAATGGCCTGTTCATCTTCAACCTCGGCGCACGCCTCGCCACCGCGCTCGGCCTGCTCGGCTTATTCCTGGCCGTCATCGGTGTCTATGGCGTGGTGGCCTACGCGGCCGCGCAGCGCACGCATGAAATTGGCATCCGCGTCGCCCTCGGTGCGCGCCCGCGCCAGGTCATCGTCGCCATCCTGCGCAGCGCCGGCCTGATCATCGCCTCCGGCATCGTCATCGGCCTGCTCCTCGCCGCCGCCATTGGTAAGCTCGCCGGCGCATTCCTGGTCGGCGTCTCCGGCCTCGACCCGCTCACCTTTATCGCCGCCACGGTGCTGCTGGCGCTCGTTGCCGTCGCCGCCTCACTGCTGCCCGCCCTCCGTGCCAGCCGCGCCGATCCCCTCGCCGCCCTCCGCTGCGAGTAGCAATGCCCATGCTAAGGTAGTGAGAACCACTACTTGTGAGGTGCGTCATGGCAACTATCACAGCGACTGAGGCCAACCGAAAGTTCTCCGAATTGCTGCGCGGGGTGAAAAAAGGTCGAACCTACGTCATAACGAGCCGGGGCGAAGCGGTTGCGGAACTGCGCCCGGTGGCGAGTGAATCCGAAGCCGAAAAAGCGCGCCGCAAAAAGGCGTTGGGCGAGCTTTTGGACCGGCTCAAATCGCAGCCCGCCATGAACCTGCCTCACATTACGCGGGATGAAATGCACGACGTGTGACCGCCGCGATTGATACCAACGTGCTCGCCTACGCGCAGGGCGTCAACGATCCCGCGCGCCTGAGCGAAGCAGAGGCCCTGTTGCGCGCCATCGGCACGAACGCCGTGCTCCCCACGATCGTGCTGGCGGAACTGTTTTACGTGCTTATACGCAAAGGCCGGCGCACTCACGCCGAAGCCCGCGACATTGTTCTGGAGTGGGCGCGCGTGATCCCGGTTCTGCAACAGCGTCCGCACTGGCTGAACGCTGCTGTCGAGCTCGCCGCCGCTCACCGGTTGGGCATCTGGGATGCCGCCATTCTCGACGCCGCGGCCGATGCCGGCTGCGAGCTGCTGCTGTCCGAAGACATGCAGCACGGTTTCCGCTGGCGCGGCGTGACGGTGGTCGATCCCTTCGCGCAACCCGACCATCCCCTGCTCGAGCGCCTTCGCGCGGAATCGTAAAATAGGTACATGAAAGTCGCTTATCTTTTCGTCACTTCCGGTCACACCGCCGACTACAAGCTGGGCAAGATGATTCTGCCGCAGCTCGAAGCCGGCACCCACGGCGTGGAGGTGGTTGGCATGTTCTTTTTCGACGACAACGCTTATATTTTGCGCAAGGGTGACCCGATCGGCGAGCGCCTGGCCAAGGTCGCCAAAGAGAAAAACATCTGGCTGGGCGTGTGCGACATGTGCGCGCTCGACCGTGGCCTCGCTGCGGGCGAGCCGGTCTGGTGCCAGCCCGACCGCAAATCCGCGCGCCCGGCCGCAGCACCCGGGAAGATCAAACTGCAAAGCGCCATCGAGGGCCTGCACGTCGGCTGCTTCCCGGACGTTTACAAAGCTCTTAGCGGCAACCCTCCGGATCTGGTCATCAGCCTGTAGGCGCAGCTTCCACCCCAGCCAGGCGCCGCCGCAAAAACGTCTGCTCGACGGGATTTGAGGCTAGCGCCAGCGCGCGCCGGTAGGCCAATGCAGCTTCGGTGTTGCGCCCCTGCCGCCGCAGCAGGTCGGCACGCGCAGCATGCAGCAGGTAGTAGTCCGCTAGGGCGCTTGCAATCTCGGGTGCGTCGATGAGCGCCAGCCCGCGTTCCGGCCCCTCGGCCATGGCAATCGCAACCGCACGGTTGAGAGCAACCACCGGCGACGGCGTCAGCCGCTCGAGAACGCCGTAAAGCGCCGCAATCTCCCGCCAGTCGGTCTCAGCGGCGCTTTCCGCCCGGTCGTGCAGTGCGGCGATAGCGCCCTGCAACTGATATGGCCCGGCGGCGTGCTGTGCCAAAGCCTGTTCCAGCAGCGCCGCACCCTCCGCAATCTGCGCGTGATCCCAAAGTTTGCGGTCCTGCTCTTCCAGCGGCACCAACTCACCCGCAGCGTCGATGCGCGCGTGACGCCGGGCGTCGTGCAGCAGCATCAGCGCCAGCAGTCCGGAATTTTCCGGTTCCTCCGGTTGCAAGCTGCAGAGCATCCGCCCCAGCCGGATGGCCTCGGCGCACAAATCCGCACGCACCAGACGGTCCCCGGTCCTCGACGCGTAGCCCTCGTTGAAAATCAGGTAGATAACCGCCTGCACGGCTTCCAGCCGTTCGCGCAAGGCCGCGCGCGCCG is part of the Acidobacteriota bacterium genome and harbors:
- the lipB gene encoding lipoyl(octanoyl) transferase LipB — translated: MISGQCSECGGRAGAPGAPSPAERQAANDARASFAVVQPRPAPRQSIVATELRVAHLGRVGYAAAEGLQKALVVRRQAGEIPDTLLLLEHDPVITLGRNAHAENVLHSAAALGARGIEVTECDRGGDVTYHGPGQIVGYPILDLHSCPRPAFLPPRSGRLDLGPVDYVRALEEVLIRAAAACGVACKRLPGMTGVWTASEPANKLAAIGVHVARGVTSHGFALNVNNDLSGFDFIIPCGIRDHGVTSLRRETGRSWDLGAIETILEGEFVEVFARVLVPAPDLWDDKKLAKLFGK
- a CDS encoding PadR family transcriptional regulator, whose translation is MTKTTDLLPGTLDLLILNTLALQSRHGVGVADRLAQLTRGTFQVGPGSLFTSLHRMEARGWLASEWSTTEEGRRAKFYRLTASGRRQLQQETARWKTISGAVNQALALPQE
- a CDS encoding RNA polymerase sigma factor — translated: MTAVSQLVETTYHEESGRILAFLIRFSGSFDLAEEALQDAFTAALAVWPTRGAPQNPGAWVTAVARRKLVDRVRRQSTQMEKQDAVAYETQRGANDDISADEMTSICPDERLRLIFTCCHPALNREAQVALTLRTLGGLTTPEIARAFFLAEPSLAQRIVRAKQKIRDANIPYEIPARAALRERLEAVQAVIYLIFNEGYASRTGDRLVRADLCAEAIRLGRMLCSLQPEEPENSGLLALMLLHDARRHARIDAAGELVPLEEQDRKLWDHAQIAEGAALLEQALAQHAAGPYQLQGAIAALHDRAESAAETDWREIAALYGVLERLTPSPVVALNRAVAIAMAEGPERGLALIDAPEIASALADYYLLHAARADLLRRQGRNTEAALAYRRALALASNPVEQTFLRRRLAGVEAAPTG
- a CDS encoding type II toxin-antitoxin system prevent-host-death family antitoxin, with protein sequence MATITATEANRKFSELLRGVKKGRTYVITSRGEAVAELRPVASESEAEKARRKKALGELLDRLKSQPAMNLPHITRDEMHDV
- a CDS encoding sulfur reduction protein DsrE encodes the protein MKVAYLFVTSGHTADYKLGKMILPQLEAGTHGVEVVGMFFFDDNAYILRKGDPIGERLAKVAKEKNIWLGVCDMCALDRGLAAGEPVWCQPDRKSARPAAAPGKIKLQSAIEGLHVGCFPDVYKALSGNPPDLVISL
- a CDS encoding ABC transporter permease, which produces MAWLKTLTRNLLHCRAADRDLDAEIGAYADEMNARRAHSVYAEPLREQVRAARPGAGIESCARDLRYSLRMLRKTPWLSLACVLTFAVGVAATTVVFSMANALIWHPLPVANPAQLHLLSLRVQNSDAATPSLTASDLRALAAQARNAFSAVTTASLDGVGISADGQARIAMGGFVGGNFFAVMGIRPALGHFFSRDDASAVVLSYDYWCSRFHANPAVIGTAAVVEGRAVTITGVAPQGFHGITNVIDSQVYVPVGLAPNGNAGFLPAFGIPIVRLRPGVTVAAAQAELAVYARRMAVEHPKADQDLSIQMWPIGNGMTSSQGGPSPFATVAALFFVLSGLVLLLAAANIMGVLLARARTREREMAVRSALGAGRRRLARQVFLEALVLALGGCAAGMVFGMGASRALSTLPPQFGLPVVIRFTFDWRVFGFGCAMALVMAVAAGLLPAWRAASADPNQSLRGPEANATGRRRQWLRSSLVVAQVAGSLMLLIVGGLFVRSLQYAQHRPLGFQAEGLWNFELNVSGAGYTTAQGQRFFAQLLPAVRALPGVRGASLAMTHPFGTDQDDGPVHQQGKSTPSIDSTINRVSPEYFKTMEIPLLQGRAITANDTAHSPSVAVVSARLAQALWPGKSAVGQQVALGGAGQLTTVVGVAAEVLQNSFSAAQPAIYFALAQHYIPREILQVRTSGATPVSEVEQWLARMAPNVTIGLVQPMSAAQQGLNGLFIFNLGARLATALGLLGLFLAVIGVYGVVAYAAAQRTHEIGIRVALGARPRQVIVAILRSAGLIIASGIVIGLLLAAAIGKLAGAFLVGVSGLDPLTFIAATVLLALVAVAASLLPALRASRADPLAALRCE
- a CDS encoding DUF2283 domain-containing protein codes for the protein MRVAYDAATDSLTVILKEEAVVAESDEDKPGVILEYDAEGDLVSLEIMDASRRMTDARRVDFPETAGSTA
- a CDS encoding 2-oxo acid dehydrogenase subunit E2 is translated as MAVDVVMPQMGESVVEGTVTKWLRKPGDAVRQDEPLFEISTDKVDAEIPSPATGVLKEIKVNAGQTVEVNTIVAVIDAGATAGAPVPTPAAAAPAPPPPQSGGALRSAEREAGPSPSAPAPVAAPAPSAPATQAEVRSSPLVRRLASEHQVDLSQVPATGDGGRVSKRDLMNFIESGAKPAAAAPAAVPVPRPPAPAAPAPAAPSYTPPPPVRYAPGSVRIEPMSTMRKRIAEHMVLSKRTSPHVYTIFAVDVTNIDNLRRQEKARFESTTGQKLTFMPFFCQATVAMLRQFPVINSSMQEESIVYKNDINLGIAVSLDWGLIVPVIKHAEEKNFLGLQHAINDLSSRARSKKLSPDEVQDGTFSISNYGIYGGLLGTPIINQPQAAILGIGGIHKTPVVINDAIAIRSVVYLTLSFDHRIVDGATAEQAMAFLRDRLEGWDAPIL
- a CDS encoding PIN domain-containing protein, encoding MTAAIDTNVLAYAQGVNDPARLSEAEALLRAIGTNAVLPTIVLAELFYVLIRKGRRTHAEARDIVLEWARVIPVLQQRPHWLNAAVELAAAHRLGIWDAAILDAAADAGCELLLSEDMQHGFRWRGVTVVDPFAQPDHPLLERLRAES
- a CDS encoding pyridoxal-phosphate dependent enzyme; amino-acid sequence: MQSAISDAEAARARMAGLAIRTPLVRLGREEAPEVWLKLENLQPIGSFKIRGAANAMLQLGRERLAKGVLTASAGNMAQGVAYCARRMGIPATVVAPDTAPRTKLDAITRLGARIIQAPFAQWWQCFADRTWPGVDATFIHAFDDSAVRAGNGTIALELFEDLPKVQAVVVPWGGGGLACGIAAVLRELAPQVKVYAAEVETAAPLTASLAAGKPVVVSYEPSFVDGIGSKSVFPSMFALAQELLAGSLVVSLAEAAAAMKLAAERNRVILEGAAACAVAAALSGRAGEGPVVAIASGGNIDLAKFAELTSK